In one Chroicocephalus ridibundus chromosome Z, bChrRid1.1, whole genome shotgun sequence genomic region, the following are encoded:
- the LOC134508576 gene encoding interferon-like codes for MPAPATHHTRLRHGAPTLLLLLTALATTLACHHLHPLDTTFAWDSIKTLKAMAPRPPQPCQHQQAPFPFPDTLLHNSHPQQAAATARHILDNLFATLSAQSTPQHWDDQARHRLLNHLHHYINHLERCLPANRTLIKSQGPRNLMLSINKYFRRIHNFLHTHNHSACAWDHVRLEVRASFQRVDTLIRQMKSPATPGTP; via the coding sequence atgCCTGCGCCCGCAACCCACCACACCCGCCTGCGCCACGGCGCCCCgacgctcctgctcctcctgacggCTCTCGCCACCACCCTCGCCTGCCACCACCTGCACCCCCTAGACACCACCTTCGCCTGGGACAGCATCAAGACTCTGAAGGCCATGGCTCCCAGaccgccacagccctgccaacaccaacaggcgcccttccccttccccgacaccctcctccacaacagccacccacagcaagccgccgccaccgcccgacaCATCCTCGACAACCTCTTCGCCACCCTCAGCGCACAGAGCACCCCCCAACACTGGGACGACCAGGCACGCCATCGCCTCCTCAACCACCTCCATCATTACATCAATCACCTGGAGCGATGCCTGCCAGCCAACAGGACACTCATCAAAAGCCAAGGGCCTCGCAACCTGATGCTCAGCATCAACAAATACTTCAggcgcatccacaacttcctccacacccacaaccacaGCGCCTGTGCCTGGGACCACGTCCGCCTCGAAGTTCGCGCCTCTTTCCAACGTGTGGACACACTGATACGGCAAATGAAGAGCCCAGCCACTCCTGGTACCCCCTAA